GATTTGCGGCGGACGGCCGGAGCCTCAGCGAAAAGAACGGGCCCATCCATGGCCGCAGCTGACCGCCCCTTTCTTTCCGGCATCATTCTCGCGGCCGGTGCGTCCATACGGATGGGTCGCCCGAAACAGCTGTTGCCGCTGGGGGACCGATGCCTGTTGCAGCACGTGCTCGATGCCGCCGTTGCTTCCCGTCTCGACGAGATCGTCCTCGTGTTGGGGGTTCAAGCGAAGGAGGTCAGAGAGGCCATCCGGCTGCCTGACGAGCGTTCCATCCGCGTGGTGGTGAACCCCGATTATGCACAGGGTCAAAGCTCCTCGCTGCGCCTGGGGCTGCGCTCGGCCAGTCCGCAGTCGGTGGCGGCAGGCATCCTTCTCGGTGACCAGCCTCGGATCACCCGGCAGCTGATCGACCGCATGGCGGAAGCCTTCCTGGCTGCCGAGTCAGCAATCGTACGGCCGCTGTACGCCGGCGCCAGTGGCCGCGCCGTCCCGGGGCATCCCGTGTTCCTTGCCCGCCGGATTTGGCTAGCGGCCGAGCAGCTGGAGGGGGACGAGGGGGCACGGGTCCTGATGTCAGCTCACCCCGAATGGGTTACGGAGATCCCGGTGGACGGCGAGCCCCCCGGCGACATTGACACCCAGGGGGAGTACGAGCGAGCCGTTGACACTGTGCGGGGCGAGACGATAAGGGCGTCGGGACAGATTGAACCAGGACGACGTTGATGGCGATCGAGATCCGAGAGACGTTTCAAGTTGAAGCGCCGGCAGAGACGGTGTGGCGATTCATTATGGACCCACACATGGTGGTGACGTGTATGCCGGGGGCGCAGCTCGACGAGGTCATCGATGCCAGCACGTTTCTTGGCAGCGTGAAGGTCAAGGTCGGAGCCATTACGACCACCTACAAAGGCCGCATCCAATTCACGCAGGTCGACGATCAGGCGCACGTTGTCCAAATGACGGCCGAAGGCCGAGAGACCGGCGGCGGCATGGCCAAGGGGACAATGTCCGGTCGCGTGCGGACATTGCCGG
This is a stretch of genomic DNA from Candidatus Binatia bacterium. It encodes these proteins:
- a CDS encoding nucleotidyltransferase family protein, yielding MAAADRPFLSGIILAAGASIRMGRPKQLLPLGDRCLLQHVLDAAVASRLDEIVLVLGVQAKEVREAIRLPDERSIRVVVNPDYAQGQSSSLRLGLRSASPQSVAAGILLGDQPRITRQLIDRMAEAFLAAESAIVRPLYAGASGRAVPGHPVFLARRIWLAAEQLEGDEGARVLMSAHPEWVTEIPVDGEPPGDIDTQGEYERAVDTVRGETIRASGQIEPGRR
- a CDS encoding SRPBCC family protein, translated to MAIEIRETFQVEAPAETVWRFIMDPHMVVTCMPGAQLDEVIDASTFLGSVKVKVGAITTTYKGRIQFTQVDDQAHVVQMTAEGRETGGGMAKGTMSGRVRTLPGGQTEVVVEANVDITGRIMQVGRGMIQGVAHQLFLQFVARMKERVPASQETPAEGSASLAAPGPTTASEATPIRVLPLVLKVMWSSIVRFFRRLFGRTAEPK